In Juglans microcarpa x Juglans regia isolate MS1-56 chromosome 1S, Jm3101_v1.0, whole genome shotgun sequence, the genomic stretch tatataaaaataataattttttaataatagaacctactattttttaaaatgtatatacGACACTTACGTACTCTACaactatatgtaacattatttttttttttttattaatagtcctGCGTGATCTGTGCAGGTCTAAGAATGGATGCCCGAatgttatttttaagaaaaaaacaacCCATCCATTACAAATTGTTTATTCTAATGATAATATTATGCAATtctaatgataattttttttttttttttgaaaaagatggaattaaaattgaaaataaaagtgttttcctgtcaaaataaaaacagaaaaaccaCAGGATTGATAAGGGCCAGTAGGTGGTGATCGAAACCAGCAGACGACTAGAGTTAGAACGACGCCCTATGTTTCTCATTAATTAGAGTAGACTGAATTAATAAAGAATTAGACTGTTCCAAAATTAACTTCAAACTGGACAGGTTTAAGGAAGCTGCCTTTCAATTGCTTCCAAAAAAGGCTAGTTTTCAAATGGATTATTTCCCAGACTTGAAAGTCAAAACAGGATTTGATATTTAATGACTGGTTTGGAATCTTGGATATTGGgagtattttagaattttgtaaataatagtgaaataatttaaattgaaatattttattagtttttgataaagataagagaaaaaattaaataaaaatataattattttattcttaagcGGGTATTTAGAACACACCATCCATATCACTTAAATAGCTTgagaatatataagaaatttattgTATGTGTTATCCATACtagtttgagaatataatttttcataaaaatattataaagctaaaaaaattatttgaatattatttttattttgaagtttaaaatttttttattatttttgtattttgttttaaaatttataaaaattgtaataattagataaaaaaattaaaaatatatataaaaaaaaaacttattttgtatttgagtgatatttaaaaaagaaatttttaaaaagttctCGTTTCATTTTGTTACCAAACATGACGTTATTGTTCTTAGGTGCTTATTAATCGAATCTTCCTCAATCAGATCCCAAAGCAAGAAAACCCCTCCCTCACTCCCTGGTTTTCCCTACCAAAAAGTAattcaatgaaaacaaaatcGACAGAACAATCATTTTAACAAATAGTTTGTGGTTTTCTCTTTAGAGTTAGAGATCACTCCTCAATTCCATCTCATGATTAGGGTTAAACgtttaactaaattaatattCAGTAGCTTAGGACTTTTAGATCAATTAGTTGGATATTTAACaattgatataaaattaaagacCACGTCAAGACTTCAAGTCACGGAAAAGATGGCCTATAGGCCAATTTAAAATgccttaatattatatatagacataGTGTTAAGTCATTAAATACTAATAGATGGGTGAACctgccaaaagaaaaagagctaCTACCAGGTCAGTGTCAATAGAGTAGACCGTTGTAGACGTCATTCTTTAACTCACTTCACTTATGTCGAAATTTTGGTAGGGTCACAATCAAATGAGAATAGACAATGGAGAAGtcgggttaaaaaaaaaaaaaaaaaaaagaggatgcTAAAACAACCTCAATCCCTGTTGCCACAATTATGAAAGATATATATTTCAAGCAAGGTGATctgttaaatacaaaattaggtAATGGACCTTCACTAATATGGAGGAGCCTACTTTCCTCTATAGAGTTGTTAAGCCAAGTTCGATGTTGAAGGTGGGCAAGGGTGACCAAATTAGAATTTGGAAAGACAAGTGACTGTCTAATAAAGAATTTCAACAGAGAATCAACTGTAAATGTACTTATTAAGCAAGGGACTGGTAGATGGAAGTCAAATCTAATTAATGGGACTTTCAACAAGGATGAAGCAGAGAGTATTAACAACATTCCCTTGAATAGGTTGTGTATTagtgataaaattatattgatacaTTCTAATAATGAGATGTTTACTGTTAAAAGTGCTTACCATTTAGAGCATACTTGAAATAAACTAATGAAAGTGAAAACATCAAAACTAGCTAAAACAGAAGATGGCTGGAAGTGGATATGGGACTTAAAAGTGGAAGGTATGGTGAAACATTTCTCATGGAGGGTTGGAAAACATTTACTCCCAACCAGATTGAACATTTTCAAGAAGAATATTACTGATAATAGCTTATGCCCAGTTTGTGAAATAGAAGTTGAGTCATCTGTGCATGCTTTGTAGAGCTATCCTGCAGCCTCAAGTGTTTGGGGAGAAACTGGGAGCCCAGTGCAGAAGTGGTCCAGTAATGAAACTGTTTTTATGAAACTAAATGAGAAACTAAATACTGAAGAAGTTGAGTTAGTAGCTTATACAATGAGAAGAATATGGTTAAGAAGAAACTCCTTAATTTATGAAAACGGATTTGAGCATTCGAGAATGGTGATTCAGAATGCAAAGCAGTGTCTATTAGAAAGAACCTTAAGCAACTGGAAAAATCCCAACGGGTTTATACTATAAGGCCAGCGCTACTGTGGATAATCAGTCAAAGATTGTGGGGCTTGGAGTGACACTGCAAGAGAGATTTTGGCTGCTCTGTATTCAGACATAAAAGCATAAAATGAAGCCTGTTATAACAGAGACTGACCTCGAGGAGAGCTATGGATTTCTGCATTGAGCTGGGGCTGTCATGGGTGATACTGGAAGGAGATTCTCAGACAGTTGTGAAGGATATAAACAGCAAGGGAGATATTTCTACATATTATAGAAATGTGATTGTTGATATTCGAAGCATGCTTATTAAAGATGCACTCATCCAATAACTATTGTttcatgaaaattaatattttttaaaaatttaattgtcgAATCTGAATCCgacaaaaatctcaaataatatttaaattgaaattatacaaaaaattcttaaaaaaaaaaaatctatataaaaaatattttttataatagattctatattttattaaatgactTGTATAAAGTTTATAAATCTCAAACACATTACTAAAAAGAATTACATCGACAATTGGCAGAAATCACgcaaagtaaaaaataaaaacaatcattaGTTATATAAACatcgcatattttttttaaaaaaaaattaattttttaatttttttttatgaatctcacaattataaatattatttcttttaaagttaCGTTTGGTTCCTTGACTAAACTCAATTCAGCTGAATTCAGTTTAGATTTAGACATtttctaacattcaaacacctaattttcaaattattaaactcatctcaattcaaaacctctttatacgtaggactcataatatttttatactttttataaatatatctaaatatatcttaacatttaaatatatttaaatttattttaaatagatttcATTTACCATCACAACTTATTCGCAGGGAATTTAATTCAACTCACCGTTCAAGAACAGCCAATAATGAGCTATATCAGGAGTGCAGGCTACAATAGTGAACGTGgcaaaagaaagcaagaaaCTCCCCCTAATTCAAGCCAGCCGTATTTATTGAGGTCGcatgaaaatttcaaaagaaagaacCGCGTGACCCAAActctttttatttcatatttcctCTCCGACCTTTCTAATATCACATAATTCCACTTTAGCCCCAAACAGAACCTTCCCCCAACATCCATTAATTCAAAGCGCCACCCCTTCTCCCATTTCCTATTTCAAAGCAAAGGTCAgaggtcctctctctctctctctctctctctctagatttaTTCACATTTCCTTCGCCGATCTCGTCGTCTCTCTTCTCTATCTGAATCTCCTGTGCTACGATTCTTTGGTCGGTTTGGCCGTCTACGATTTTCAGAGATTATAAGCGCTTTcttttttggttaattacatGGGTCAGCAATCTCTGATCTACAGCTTCGTGGCTCGGGGCACGGTTATCCTTGCCGAGTACACGGAGTTCACCGGAAATTTCACCGCCATCGCCTCACAATGCCTCCAGAAGCTCCCGGCTTCCAACAACAAGTTCACCTATAACTGCGACGGCCATACCTTCAATTATCTCGTCGAGAACGGCTTCAGTATGTCCCATATCTTTCTAATCTATTTATTCCTAATTTTTTCCATAGTTATAATTGGCACCAAATTCTGATCTAGATCTCCGTATCTTAGATTTGTTGATTTCTTTCCGTCAGGTCCGTGTGTTTGACCTTCTGTTTGTGCCGAAATCCGGAACATATAGACATATGTTTGTACGTATATGTATGCATGAAGTATGTTGCGTTTAAAGACAGGATtccttgtcataaaaaaaatatgtacatGGATATGTGTGAATTCCTTTTGAAGGTGTATATTCTGTGGGATTGTTTCTTGATGCGTGAGATGTCAATGTTGTCTGAATAAATATGGTTCTTGAGatgtatttgttttgatattttgttaaatttttgtCCTGAAAGGGAAAGCgtcctgcatatatatatatatatatatatatatgcttcgcTAGTTCGCTTTGCCTTTCAGAAAGTGGAGGGAATTCACTCCATATGAAGGGCAAGCTCATTGCACGTTGAGCGGAGGTTTGGGTTAAAATCTTCGAGTGTTTATGTTTGTTTTCTATTGACTTAACATCTACATAAGATTTTAATGGGTGGTCAGTGTTAGTTTTTTCCTCATCATTTGTCATGTCTTTGGAATGTTGCGTGCAAATTAGATTGCTGCAGTATGCATTATCAAAtgggacaaaaataaaaaagaaaaaaagaaaaaaaaaagcaaacttTGTAGGCCGATTGTTATAGAACACGGTCAGATTTATATTACCTTCCAAGTTTGATTTCCTAtgatgttttaatttcttaccttttttcttgcttcttaAAATTGTTAAGAAGGAAGAAACGGGGTAAGTGCTTAGTTTCCCGATCCAGTTATTTGGAATGGAAGTATAGCATCTTTTGCCATTATGACAATGAGAATTTGAATATGATCACATTTTTCACTGAAGATATCAAGTCAATTACCCTAGTTGTATACCTCAAACCTCTTTGTTGAATGTAGGCATTTGCGCCACATTTATTATATGGTTTTTTTATCAGTCACATTTATTATATGATGTTAACATCTGAAGTGTATTATAGCCATCCCGGACTCTGGGATTGAGGTtctactttttaacttttacttttaaatGCTGCAGCCTATTGTGTAGTTGCTGTTGAATCTGCTGGCAGACAAATTCCCATTGCCTTGTTGGAGCGAGTTAAGGAAGATTTCAACAAGAGATATGGTGGGGGGAAAGCTGCAACTGCTGTTGCCAACAGCCTAAATAAAGAGTTTGGGTACGCATAAtcctttctttcattccttAAAGACGTGTCATTCCAAAAGGATTTTGACCATTTGATCAATATTATAGACCCAAACTGAAGGAGCACATGCAGTATTGTGCTGATCATCCTGAGGAGATAAGCAAGCTTGCAAAAGTGAAGGCTCAGGTTTCTGAAGTCAAGGGTGTTATGATGGAAAATATTGAGAAGGTATAGTGGCATTGCTGGTTGGTCTTGAAATGTTATGATGCAATTTGCAAGTAAAAATACTGAATTGCATGTTTTTGGTGAAAATATGTTATTGCTAATTGGTATGAAATATTAGACACTGATGTTAAGAATTGAAAGCGggtttttttcttccctttttatgTTTCTATTGAATAACACTGCCTGTGCTGATTAAGATTCATCTGCTGTGCAGGTTCTTGACCGTGGTGAGAAGATTGAGCTGCTGGTGGATAAAACTGAGAACCTTCGCTCGCAGGTTAGTCCTAGAATCCTTTATTTACCTCTCTTTGAGATGAATTAACTGCAGAAAACACTTTTCATTCATGGGCTCAGGTGCAACTCTTTATCCTCTAGAAATTATTGGATTGATCCATGCAATATTTAAGTAATGTTATTACATCCTGCATACGCTTAGGCAGTTTTTTTAAGGTCGGATAGGCTATTGTGGATACTGtacttgtttgtttgtttttgtgggcTTGGGGCTATGGGGACTCAATCCGCCAACTTTTGTCATGAGAGGGGGACAAATGCCATCAAGTCACAAGGCCATGGGCgaatctgtgttttttttttaacagtcaTTATTAGGTTCTTCCCAgctttatattttcttctctctatgTTGCATGACCTGATCCTTAATAGTTGGGATTCTCACTTGTTTTATCTGTAGTATTTGGGATTAACACTTACTTCAGCATATAGGTTGATGTATTTATATTGATTCTGCATTCCAGGCACAAGATTTTAGGCAGCAAGGAACTCAGATCAGAAGGAAGATGTGGTTCCagaatatgaagataaaattgATTGTTTTGGGTATTCTCATTGCCTTGATTCTAATTATTATCTTGTCTGTTTGCCGTGGCTTCAATTGTTAAATTGCCTGGAACTTCCTGGACACTGCCTTTCTGGCATGCTGATTCCAATTGTCTAGGTTTTCCTTTCCACCCTGCTATTGGGTGTTTGATGTATTAGGTTATACCATCCCCTTCTGCTAGCCTTTTAGGAATGGGGAGAACTTGTCTTTTGGATTGGTGTATAGTTGATATGCTACAACTGCTACAAGTAGATAAATTTTCTATATGCTATTATTTGTTatggtttttttgtttgtttaagaTGTAATGGAGAAATACTTGCCCGCATATTAGTATTCCTTTCGGAATGTATCGGCCtttttttccattgtttttacttcatataatttatttcccCTCAATTGTTTTAGAGAGTAGCTAGTGGGGTTATTTTTTAGATCGGTCGAGCTAACAAACAATAATGGATGCAATTTTATTGTTTCCTTAAGGTCTTCTATTGTTATCTCATTTAAGTACAGTGTACAAGGTGCTAGATAGGCGTCGTTACATGCTTCCCCCCTTCAACTTTCAGTTGATTTTCAGCATCGTTGTAAACTAGTCATTGTAATTTGTCAactggatcttttttttttaatatcattcttGGGCCattaagaatcatttcttttaCTAGTCGATTTATCTTTCTGATTTATTGATGGTTCTGTTTTTCTACTTTGTTTGAGATTGTGTTTGCTATTATTagtgagctttttttttttgtccgaATAATCTGTCCAATAATGCAAAGATAGGATCAGTGCGAAGCATGATGAATTTCGTCCATTCATTCGTATGATTCACATGTATTCTCCGATTACAACCCTAGAATAGTCTATAACTTCGGCTCCGTAGTTAGGTGATAGAGCTCAAATTTCTCCTCTGCCTGGTCAAAATAAAGCTTCATTTCAGCCCCTTGTTTTTGTAACACCATCTTGACGAAATTGGTTTCGAGTTTGAACAACACAggtttctaaaatatatttcgGCCTTTTTCACagcttgtatttatttttgtagatctTATTGATTTTGAGTGCCATTGACCATAATTATATGAAAGTGAGTCTTTTTAGTAATTGGACTAAAACAAATTATCACAAAAGCAACATCCCTAAACACAAGAAAGACAAACAACAAAACCGAGAATGAAACCAATTCCAAAGCCCCATAaatgcaaa encodes the following:
- the LOC121246125 gene encoding vesicle-associated membrane protein 722; amino-acid sequence: MGQQSLIYSFVARGTVILAEYTEFTGNFTAIASQCLQKLPASNNKFTYNCDGHTFNYLVENGFTYCVVAVESAGRQIPIALLERVKEDFNKRYGGGKAATAVANSLNKEFGPKLKEHMQYCADHPEEISKLAKVKAQVSEVKGVMMENIEKVLDRGEKIELLVDKTENLRSQAQDFRQQGTQIRRKMWFQNMKIKLIVLGILIALILIIILSVCRGFNC